The DNA region GTAATCTTTCTCATGAAAAGCTATGTAGGCCAGATTATAGTATGCCAGTGCATAAGTTTCTGTATTTCTGTCCGGAGTAAGATTCAGATATTCACTGAAGTTACTTGCTGCTTCCTGCATCCGGTTCAGACGATAATAAGCTTCTCCTCTCCAATAAATAGCATCCGCCTTGTTTTGCAGATTATATTGTCCCAAGGCTACAGACTGGTTAAAGTAACCGATAGCTTCCTGGAATTGTGCATTGGCAAAAGACTGTGTACCGAGATGGAACAAGATTTTCTGTTTCGCCTCCAGAATTGCAGTGCTCGGGTGAATGATTCGTTCGATGGATTTCAAGGCGGCTTCGTAACTGCGGGTATTCATGTATACCTCTACCAGATAACTGCTGACTTTGTCTACATATTGGGAGTTCGGGAATTCATTAAGGAATTTCTCGAAAACAGTAACAGATTCACCGAAAGCGGAATAGGAGGTTTCGTGAATACAAAGGGCGTAATTGTAAGCCGCCTGCTCTTTGACTTGCATATCTGCATTGGAGGCAGCAGCTTGCTCAAATGCCATGCGTGCCTTGTTCTTATCTGACATTTGCAGATAAGCCAACCCCATGTGCAGATAGGCATTTTGTGCCAATGCGTCATTTTCAGCGGTTACTTCACCGAGGGTATTGGCCGCTTTGGAGTATACACCGCAGTTGTAGTACGAAAGTCCCAGCATATAGAGTGCATCCCGACGGGGGGCAGCCTCTTTATTGTTTTCCAGATACTTTTCAAATGCCTCCATGGCTTCGTGATACTTTCCGAAGTGATAGTCGGCATCACCGAGAACGCGGTACATTTCAGCTGTATATTCATTATTCGGGTAGGCGGACAGATAATTCTGCGCTACTATTTCCGCTTTATCATAATTCTTTTTAATCAGGTAAATCTCTGCAATATAATAAGGTGCAAGCGCTTTGTATTTGGCGTTATCCTGTAAAGACAGGAAGCCGGTCATTGCTTCGTCATAACGTTGCTGGGTGTAGCGGATATAAGAAATGTAGTATGTGCAATCGGCTGCATACTTTTTACTGGTACTACGGAGAGTTTCGAACCATATGGCAGCTTCTTTCACATTACCTGTTTTCAAATAGCAGGTTGCCAGGCGGTACGTCATATCGTCGCGTTCTTCGTTTCCCAGCAGGTCGAGGCGGGAAGAATTGAACATGGCCATGGCCTCATCGTATTTTCCTTCGAAGAAATATACGGATGCCATAAGTGCATAAATGCGATTGGCATAGGGGGTATCGGGATATTCATCCAGATAGGCCTGCAATTTGTCTAAACTTTTAAGGTCTTTTAGTTCGTAGGCAGCACATACCAGCATATACTCGGCTTCCATCCGTTCGCCTGTGACAGGCAGGGGCTTGCCTTCTGCATCTATCTGGCGTACGAATGCTTGCAACGGTGGGATGGCAGCTGCATACGCTTTTTGTTGGAACAGTGACTGTCCTTCCTGGTAAAGTCGTTGAGGGGAAGTGATATTCTCGCTGGTCTGTGCCGTAGCGAGCAAAGGTGCACAGCAGAGTGCCGTGCATAGTATTCGGGAGAGTTTATTCTTCATAATGCAACGCGTTTTTACAAAAGTACGGGTTTTAAGTCGAATTTGTTACACTTGTTTGGCTTTTTTAGGAATGGTGAGAAATAAATAGCATCTTTTTATTCTCCTATTGGGGAAATATTTTTTGCCAATAGGAGAAAAAAAACTTCTTATTTGAGTCATTTTTCCTTTTCTTTCAGGAATATTTCTAATCCTTTCCGGATTGAACCTAGTCCGAAATCTTCTGTATGTATATCTTTTAGCGGCAGGAAAAAAACATCTGCCGCGTCATCCATGGCTTTGTAATGCAATGTATCGGTGACTGAGCACCGGAAAAACTGATCCAGTGTGTGGACAGTAAAACCGGAATACACATATATATTAGGCAAGGAAAAGAGATATTCCGCCTTTTCCACTTCCATTCCTGTCTCTTCTTTTACTTCACGCGTAACTCCTTCTTCTCCGGTTTCCGCCATGTCGATGAAACCACCAGGCAAATCCAGTGTTCCTTTGGCGGGGTCTTTGGCACGGCGGCATACCAACAGTTCGTTCCGTTCATTCATTATCAGTGCCACGGTGGCAGCGGATGGGTTGAAATAATAGACGAATCCACAGTCGGCACAGCGTTTGGACTTTTCATTGTTGATATCAAAATGTGCGGAGCCACACTTGGGGCAGTATTTGAATTGGGATAGGGGATGTTCCATAAATGGTTAAATATTAGGTTTAGAATGATGTATTACTGAACTACTGATTTTTAATTGATACCTTTATCGAGTATACTTGATACGCCACTCAATCAGATTTACAATCCGTTGGGACGGGGCTCTATCTTAAGGTTCTGGAAGTTAATTTGATCTTCCATCTAATAATAAGAGAATTCGCTCACCTGGCCCAGATATTTTATACGTTTGTTTAGGACTTGTTCTTCTATTTGGGAATTCCATTTCTACCCAGCCCAGTGCAAGTAGCGGATCTAAGTATCTGGCTCTATTATCAGAATGGTTTTTTAATCCCATTTTTTCGAAAAGCTCGGTTCGGGGAATTCTTTGCTGCAGGAGCACTAACATTTCTTTAACTCTACCATGAATTTCTTTATTTAGTATGTCGCTAACTTGGTCGCTAACTTGGTCGCTAACTTGGTCGCTAACTTGGTCGCTAACTTGGTCGCTAACTTGATTTGCAAAGTCAATAAGGTCATTTATATTGCTAAAGGTTAGCTTAATATCTATATCGGCACTTGGTTTTGTAAATATCTTGTCCGCTAAAGAATGAGCAGGGATGATTGCCAGAAAATAGCTACTGATATCATCTGTTTCAAAAATAGGCTTAGGTGAGCCATTGGCTTCTAATGCGCCGTATATTGCAGGAAAACCAGTCCCTCTCCCTTCAGTTAGTTGTAATTCTTTCAGAAAATCACCGATACGTCTATTCCTATATTCACGAGCCACAATGCGACGTTTGGTTTTCAATACTTTAAAGTCTACTGGGGGAACAGGACCTGGAAAACTTAGTATTTCTATTTTATCTGGCCATATTTGTATTTCTATTGGAGATTGTCGTTCATAACTTTTGTGATATATTGCATTTGATAAGGCCTCTTCTATAGCTACATAGGGAAAATTATAGAATCTTAATGCCTCTGCCTTGTTTTTTTGCTTGATAACTTTTTCAGCGATGATATTAGTGCGAATAAAGTCCAGAACATTTCTTAATTGCTTTTGTATGCATCCTTTGAAGTAATATTCTTCAAATAGTTGTCCCGATCCATCTTTATGCCATACCAATTCAATCCATGAACGGGGAAAGAATTTCTCGGGATTTTTTGAGAAGAATAGTAACCCAACGTTTACCGGACGTAAATCTTCTTCCGGACCTTTTGCTATATACATTGCTTTTGCCAAATCTACTAGTGGCATTCTGGTACTTTCGGCATATAAGTCACTTTTGATTTCTTGTAAATGAGCTTGAATAAGACTTAAATCAAAATCATCGATTTTAGCTTGGTGATTAATGCGGTCGTCGAATGGAATATGTGCAGTTTGTTCTAGCAGTTGACGCAGGTTTTCATCTTTGGCTATAATACTCTCACTACCTACACGTATATAAGGTTGCCGTTGCGCTTTTGAACCAAGCGTTACTGGGGCAGTATACATACGGTTATCTCCTGCAGGGCACCAAAGCACTAAAATGTGTTTACCCTGCAGAATATAGGGTTGGATGATTGGAAAGTAGTTAGGTTGTATTTGGTAACCTATGTTAATGATCTCCTTTTGCAATTTATCTAAACAGTTTTCATTTAATCCAATGGGAGGTAATTCCGGCTTACCATTATTTTCATTGATTCCGATGGTTATATATCCCCCTCCCCAGTTATGGAGATCATTGGCAAAAGCACACAAAGTATGGATGATCGTTTCCGGATTCCAACCGGATTTGAATTCAATTCGTTCCCATTCAACGGTGTTGCCTTTTATTAAGTCTTCTATATTTATTGGTAAAGCCATATTAAGTCACCTGTATTTCTGCAAATGTACTGAATGTTATTGGTATGGCAATAAATGGTAGAAGATAAAATCAATCACTAAGCCTAATGTAAGCTTAAATACTACTGATTATAGTTCTTTGAGATATATTTCTATTCTGATAATATCCATGTACGAGGACGTGCCGCATATATATGACTGCTTCCCATTACACTTTTGCAATAATCGTCCTTTATCTTTAGGCTTTTCTCTCATAGATTAATATTTTATCTCGTTCTGCACTATCCTTGGCAAAATCTTTTAATTGCCCTTCTTCTACTAAGTCTATATCTTTATGTAATACTTTTCTTTCAATATCACTTTCATGTGTTTCTTCGCCGCGAGAGTAAGAGCCGAATACCCATGCTTTCTCGATAGGTTGTAGCTTAAAAAAATCTTTTAACTTATTGACGATAACTTGTTTCATAGAAAAACGGCTTTTTGTAAATGTACTAAATGTTATTGATATGTCAATCATTGGCAGAGATAAATACTGTTATAGTGATTTAGAAGAAAGGCCCTATCACTCATTTATCATGGTGTAGGACCTTTCTCTAAATTAACAAACAATTAACTTATTGAACCAGAATCTTTTTTCTTGCCAGCAGATAGATGCCTTTTTCCAGTCCGGTGACAGCAGTGGTACCTTCCTGTACTTCAACCTGACGTACCATGTGTCCGGCTGTATCGTAAATGGAAAGCGTACGCTCGCGGTCACTCTTGATGTAAAGGACACCATATCGGACATAGATTTCTATTCCATTCCATGCGTCGGAAGGTAGTGCTTCTATGCCGGTGATTTCTCCTCCTATTCCTCCGATACTGTAAAGTTTCGGTGCGTTGACTATTGCCTCTTTGCTAATCAGATAAGCTTCGAAGGCTTGCACATTGCGCAAGTTACGGACGAACGCGCTACCCGGGGCGATATTCTCATACGTAGCTGTGTTGATGGCATACACTGTGTCATGCTTGAATACCGTTTCATAAACTGGGACCATAATCCGGTTGCTTCCTTCTATGCGTACAAGTTCCTTGTTGGAGGTTGCTTTTATCTCTACTCCTTCTGTATCTTCGGCATGGAAGAGTACTTCTCCGCTGATGTTGAACTCATCTTCATACGAATCGCTGTTGGGCATGGAGATGATATAAGGGGTATTTGCTTTCATAGCAGTGGTGTGCTGGAAACCGTCAATGGTCATTTCTGCCAGCCAGAAAGGTTTAACCCCTTCCTTGCCACTGTTGAAAGGTGCCAGTTCTCCTTTCTTTTCGTTGCTGAAAGTTTGCACATCAAATGGTAGTGCGATTGCTTCCCAACCGGCTGCATCTGTTTTGTTGCCGGAATACATACTGAAGTTGCGTTTATAGGTAATGTCTTTTACCTTAAACGGTTGCGGGACACGGAAGCCTTTGCCATGAGTTAAAGTAATCTTTTCGGCTATACCGCCGATAACTACATTTCCTTCATACGTGCATTCTGCTCCTTCCGGTGCAAATATAAGCAGATTGCCCATCTTGGCAGGTGTGTCGAAACTTTCGGCTGTGATAGTTGCTTGCGCATTCCAGTCTATTAGCAGCAATTGGTTGCAGCCATTGAATACGGCTTTCCCTACAGACTTTACACTGGCAGGAATTTCCATTTCAGTCAGTCCGGTACAACTGTTTAAAGCTGCTGGGGCAATCTCTGTCGTATGATTGGAGAGTACGAGGCGTGTCAGATTGGGCAGGTTGTAGAACATATAGTCTCCTGTGACATCATCCGCGGTGAGATAATTCTCGTAGTATTTATCCCCGCCTTCTACTATACGTGCTCCGCTGATGTCAAGTCGTTGCAGGTTCGTCAGGCTTCGGATGAACTTGATGTCGGTTCCGTTGAGATAGCCGGTAAGTGTCAGATTGACGATAGCTTCCTTATCGCCTACCAGTTCGGGCAGAGTGCCGGCTGGTTCCACATGAATGGTGTCGGAAGTGTTTTGCCCGATGCAGACGATGGTGATTGCATCCTTGTTGTAGGTCTCGTCATGGGTTGCATCGTGCAACAGGGCATAGTATGTACCTTTTTCTTCGGTCTTCACTTTTTTACCTGTTAATATATCGCTACCACTGAGAGTATATACCAACTCGTTTTTGGGGTTGAAGATAGAAAGAATACAGGGTTGATCCGCTTTCCAATAGACGGAATCTTCTTTGTTGATATCAATGCTAATAGCTTCTAATGTCCGGCTTACAGGCTTTTGAAAGTTACTTCCTTTATTCAAGGTCAACAGCTTTGCTTCTATCGTTTGCTTGCTGGTATGTGCAAAGGTGTCAATGGAAGCAACACTCCAACGTTCCGCTTCATCCTTAAACTGAAGGTTCAATTGTACATCGCTTGCCCAGGCGAATGTTGCTGTTCCGCTCTCTTTGCTCGTACTTGTCAGTTGAATGCTTTCCGGCATCGTTTTCGGGATGATGGCTTCCGGTATGTCAAGGAGGAAGCCATCCCATTGGAGGACTTCTGTTGGTGTGAAGTTTCCGGTCTGTAACGTGTTTAAGTCATCGTTTAGCCAATAAGCATAGTTGCTGATCTTGCCTTTTGTTATGTTCTCTGATGGGCATACAAAGTATTGTGTCAACAGGCTACTCCAGTTTCCGAGTTTGTCTTTTGCTCTGAAATTCAGGTAGTGTACACCTCGCTCCAAAGTAGCGACATCTAAATCGAGCATGATTGTACCGTTGGTACTTTCTGTTGTTTTCTTATTTTCAATATCTTTATCAATCCAATACTCATAACTATTCAAGGCGTTGTCTGCTCCGTTGTCCGTACTGGTGCGATAGAAGTATTGCGTCAACAGGTTACTCCAGTTTCCGAGTTTGTCTTTCGCTCTGAAATTCAGGTAATGTACACCTTGTGATAAGTCGGACACATCTAAATCAAGCGCAATCATTCCGTTGCTGCTTTCTACGGATTTCTTATTCGTCACGTCTTTATCAATCCAGTACTCATAACTGCTTAGGGCATTATCTGCTCCGTTATCCGTGCTGGTGCGATAAAAGTATTGCGTCAATAGATTACTCCGGTTCCCGAGTTTATCTTTCGCTCTGAAATTCAGATAGTGTACTCCCTGTGTTAGAGTAGTGACATCTAAATCGAGTATGATTGTACCGTTGGTACTTTCTGTTGTTTTCTTATTCGTAATGTCTTTATCAATCCAGTACTCATAACTGCTCAGAGCATTATCTGCTCCGTTATCCGTGCTGGTGCGATAAAAGTATTGCGTCAACAGATTACTCCGGTTCCCGAGTTTATCTTTCGCTCTGAAGTTTAGATAGTGCACCCCCTGTGTTAGAGTAGTGACATCTAAATCGAGTATGATTGTACCGTTGGTACTTTCTGTTGTTTTCTTATTCGTTACGTCTTTATCAATCCAGTACTCATAACTGCTTAGGGCATTGTCTGCTCCGTTATCCGTGCTGGTGCGATAGAAATACTGGGTTAAGGGGGGACTCCACTTCCCTTCGCTGTCTTTTGCACGGAAGGTGATATAGTGTAGGCCTTGACTGAATGTGGATACATCTGCTTCGAAAGAGATCTGTTCCTGAGTATGGGCAGTATACACTTTCGATGGATAGTCTGTGTCGAACCAGTACTCATATCCTACCAGATTTTGTCCTTTTATCAATGTCGACAAAAGGAGAAAGGATAGTATATAAGTTATTCTTTTCATGTCTTTTATAGTGTATTATCTCCTACTTTTACAGTAATGCTGACTTTCAGCTTCCCATTTTCTGTTTTAGGGGCGATGTTTTTTGATACAATGGTGGGGATGGTGAGGATGGTGTTGAAAGGGCTGCTACCACCATGTATTCCGACTTGAGTGCCGTCTGTGCCGATGTATTGGGTTTCCCAGCCATCAAGGAGAGGATATCTATGCCCTTCATAATAGTCATTAAAAGGTGTATTGCCAAAACCTATACGGTAATTAGAACTTTGTACAATAACGCCGTTGAGGGCATTTTCATAATTATATAGATTGTTGTATGCATTACATTCTGATTTGAGTGATGATCCGGCACCATAACTTTGTTCAAAGCCATTATACGTATATACATAATATATAACATTATTCCTAAATGTTCCAATCAAGTTATTCGTAGGATAAATGAGGACATTATTCTGCAACAATATTGAAGATGTAGTTGTATTGCTCCCTAAGTAATTAATGATACTATTACTAACCACCATATTCTGTGAATCTCCCGGTTCCAACCAATTAGCAACTCGGCAATGAATAATAGACACCCCATCAGACGTTGTCATATTCTTATTTTCCGCATCCCAAAAGGTTAGATTCTGAAATCTGCATTTCACGAATGATGCCGTAGACAAATGCTTGGTTATTCTGACACGGTCTGCAGAATAAATTCCTTCTATATATAACCCTTTAGCCGGTGCGTCATTTACAGTTTCAAGTGCTATTGCAAAATCTCCCGCTATTCGGGTGGGAAATGCCATATTCCCTTCTTTTTGCGATGTAGTATCTGCTCTCATCTCATATCCATTACCATAGATAGACACTGCCTTTGTGATGTCTATAGCATTATATGTGCCTGCTCCCAATGTAATGGTGTTTCCATTCTCTGCTGCTTCCATTGCTTCTTTAAAAGCATCCGAGCCATAGAAATACTGTGTAGTTTCTCCTTTTTGCAATGTTGCCAAAAGGACATCCTGCGCTTTTGCACTGCCTATCGCAACACAAACCATAACTAACGAAAATAATACCTTCTTCATAATCTTAAATCTTTAGTAGTTAATATTTTATTTCTTTTTTATCGTTCTTGTTCCCGGGAATGCCGGATCATCAATGCTCGGGTCTGTTTTTTTAGTTTTTGCCGTTGTGGTACCGCTGTAAGCATATCCGTTTTTGTTATGAGCATACGCCCGAATATAATAGGTTGTATATCCGATAAGTCCTGTCATTGTCGCTGACATTTCTCCTGTGGTACCGTCTATCTTGATTATTCCTTCATTTTCTTCTATAGTCGGCGTTCCTGTATGGCTATAGACGAATCCCCGTTCATCAATCTTCGCTCCTCCGTCACTCGAAATCGTTGCGGATGCGTCGAGGGTAGATGGGGTAGGATTGCTTGCGGAGATATTTTCTATTGTAGCAATGGTGGAACTCCCCGTCTTTATTTTAATGAATGCACTACTGTATCCCACTCCTTTCGGGTTGATGGCATAAGCCCGTACATAATATTCCGTATTATACTTCAGTCCGGTCAATACAGCTTCAAAATCATTTCCGGTAGAGGACGAGGCGACAAAGTCATTATCCAGGGTCGGTTCG from Bacteroides sp. MSB163 includes:
- a CDS encoding tetratricopeptide repeat protein, with the translated sequence MKNKLSRILCTALCCAPLLATAQTSENITSPQRLYQEGQSLFQQKAYAAAIPPLQAFVRQIDAEGKPLPVTGERMEAEYMLVCAAYELKDLKSLDKLQAYLDEYPDTPYANRIYALMASVYFFEGKYDEAMAMFNSSRLDLLGNEERDDMTYRLATCYLKTGNVKEAAIWFETLRSTSKKYAADCTYYISYIRYTQQRYDEAMTGFLSLQDNAKYKALAPYYIAEIYLIKKNYDKAEIVAQNYLSAYPNNEYTAEMYRVLGDADYHFGKYHEAMEAFEKYLENNKEAAPRRDALYMLGLSYYNCGVYSKAANTLGEVTAENDALAQNAYLHMGLAYLQMSDKNKARMAFEQAAASNADMQVKEQAAYNYALCIHETSYSAFGESVTVFEKFLNEFPNSQYVDKVSSYLVEVYMNTRSYEAALKSIERIIHPSTAILEAKQKILFHLGTQSFANAQFQEAIGYFNQSVALGQYNLQNKADAIYWRGEAYYRLNRMQEAASNFSEYLNLTPDRNTETYALAYYNLAYIAFHEKDYTLAQNRFLKFTQLEKGENPTALADAYNRIGDCYLHVRRFDEAKQYYTKAENMGTPAGDYSFYQLALVAGLQKDYDGKVALLNRMANKYPSSPYTVNALYEKGRSYVQTSNSRQAIAAFKELLDKYPESPVSRKAAAEIGLLYYQNDEYDRAIDAYKHVVTQYPGSEEARLAMRDLKSIYVDANRVDEFAALAAKMPGEIRFDASEQDSLTYIAAEKVYIKREIAPAKSSFTRYLQSFPNGAFSLNAHYYLCVIGKEQKDEAAVLEHAGKLLEYPDNPYSQEALIARAEILFNRKQFDQALNDYRQLKAKATTPEHRQLAETGMLRSAALMQDDVETIAAATDLLAETKLTPELRNEALYFRAKAYLNQRADKKAMNDLQTLAKDTRTLYGAEAKYLVAQQLYKAGEYAAAEKEILNFIDQSTPHAYWLARSFVLLSDVYVAMDKKLDARQYLLSLQQNYHADDDIEQMINERLEKLK
- a CDS encoding NUDIX domain-containing protein, with translation MEHPLSQFKYCPKCGSAHFDINNEKSKRCADCGFVYYFNPSAATVALIMNERNELLVCRRAKDPAKGTLDLPGGFIDMAETGEEGVTREVKEETGMEVEKAEYLFSLPNIYVYSGFTVHTLDQFFRCSVTDTLHYKAMDDAADVFFLPLKDIHTEDFGLGSIRKGLEIFLKEKEK
- a CDS encoding RNA-binding domain-containing protein — encoded protein: MALPINIEDLIKGNTVEWERIEFKSGWNPETIIHTLCAFANDLHNWGGGYITIGINENNGKPELPPIGLNENCLDKLQKEIINIGYQIQPNYFPIIQPYILQGKHILVLWCPAGDNRMYTAPVTLGSKAQRQPYIRVGSESIIAKDENLRQLLEQTAHIPFDDRINHQAKIDDFDLSLIQAHLQEIKSDLYAESTRMPLVDLAKAMYIAKGPEEDLRPVNVGLLFFSKNPEKFFPRSWIELVWHKDGSGQLFEEYYFKGCIQKQLRNVLDFIRTNIIAEKVIKQKNKAEALRFYNFPYVAIEEALSNAIYHKSYERQSPIEIQIWPDKIEILSFPGPVPPVDFKVLKTKRRIVAREYRNRRIGDFLKELQLTEGRGTGFPAIYGALEANGSPKPIFETDDISSYFLAIIPAHSLADKIFTKPSADIDIKLTFSNINDLIDFANQVSDQVSDQVSDQVSDQVSDQVSDILNKEIHGRVKEMLVLLQQRIPRTELFEKMGLKNHSDNRARYLDPLLALGWVEMEFPNRRTSPKQTYKISGPGERILLLLDGRSN
- a CDS encoding nucleotidyltransferase domain-containing protein, with product MKQVIVNKLKDFFKLQPIEKAWVFGSYSRGEETHESDIERKVLHKDIDLVEEGQLKDFAKDSAERDKILIYERKA
- a CDS encoding leucine-rich repeat protein, which encodes MKRITYILSFLLLSTLIKGQNLVGYEYWFDTDYPSKVYTAHTQEQISFEADVSTFSQGLHYITFRAKDSEGKWSPPLTQYFYRTSTDNGADNALSSYEYWIDKDVTNKKTTESTNGTIILDLDVTTLTQGVHYLNFRAKDKLGNRSNLLTQYFYRTSTDNGADNALSSYEYWIDKDITNKKTTESTNGTIILDLDVTTLTQGVHYLNFRAKDKLGNRSNLLTQYFYRTSTDNGADNALSSYEYWIDKDVTNKKSVESSNGMIALDLDVSDLSQGVHYLNFRAKDKLGNWSNLLTQYFYRTSTDNGADNALNSYEYWIDKDIENKKTTESTNGTIMLDLDVATLERGVHYLNFRAKDKLGNWSSLLTQYFVCPSENITKGKISNYAYWLNDDLNTLQTGNFTPTEVLQWDGFLLDIPEAIIPKTMPESIQLTSTSKESGTATFAWASDVQLNLQFKDEAERWSVASIDTFAHTSKQTIEAKLLTLNKGSNFQKPVSRTLEAISIDINKEDSVYWKADQPCILSIFNPKNELVYTLSGSDILTGKKVKTEEKGTYYALLHDATHDETYNKDAITIVCIGQNTSDTIHVEPAGTLPELVGDKEAIVNLTLTGYLNGTDIKFIRSLTNLQRLDISGARIVEGGDKYYENYLTADDVTGDYMFYNLPNLTRLVLSNHTTEIAPAALNSCTGLTEMEIPASVKSVGKAVFNGCNQLLLIDWNAQATITAESFDTPAKMGNLLIFAPEGAECTYEGNVVIGGIAEKITLTHGKGFRVPQPFKVKDITYKRNFSMYSGNKTDAAGWEAIALPFDVQTFSNEKKGELAPFNSGKEGVKPFWLAEMTIDGFQHTTAMKANTPYIISMPNSDSYEDEFNISGEVLFHAEDTEGVEIKATSNKELVRIEGSNRIMVPVYETVFKHDTVYAINTATYENIAPGSAFVRNLRNVQAFEAYLISKEAIVNAPKLYSIGGIGGEITGIEALPSDAWNGIEIYVRYGVLYIKSDRERTLSIYDTAGHMVRQVEVQEGTTAVTGLEKGIYLLARKKILVQ